The following proteins are co-located in the Syngnathus scovelli strain Florida chromosome 5, RoL_Ssco_1.2, whole genome shotgun sequence genome:
- the smad1 gene encoding mothers against decapentaplegic homolog 1, whose protein sequence is MNVTSLFSFTSPAVKRLLGWKQGDEEEKWAEKAVDALVKKLKKKKGAMEELERALSCPGQPSSCVTIPRSLDGRLQVSHRKGLPHVIYCRVWRWPDLQSHHELKALECCEYPFGSKQKDVCINPYHYKRVDSPVLPPVLVPRNSEFNAKHTMLPRFRNPLQQNEPHMPQNATFPESFAQANPVPFPHSPGNSSNATFPHSPSSSDPGSPFQMPETPPPAYMPPEEQMTQDCPLPMDTNLMAPPLPIEANNRGVDVQPVAYEEPKHWCSIVYYELNNRVGEAFQASSTSVLVDGFTDPSNNRNRFCLGLLSNVNRNSTIESARRHIVKGVHLYYVGGEVYAECLSDSSIFVQSRNCNFHHGFHPTTVCKIPSGCSLKIFNNQEFAELLAQSVNHGFEAVYELTKMCTIRMSFVKGWGAEYHRQDVTSTPCWIEIHLHGPLQWLDKVLTQMGSPHNPISSVS, encoded by the exons ATGAACGTCACTTCGCTCTTCTCCTTCACCAGCCCGGCCGTCAAGCGCCTGCTGGGCTGGAAGCAAGGCGATGAGGAGGAGAAGTGGGCCGAAAAGGCGGTGGACGCCCTGGTGAAgaagctgaagaagaagaagggcgCCATGGAAGAGCTGGAGCGGGCGCTCAGCTGTCCCGGTCAGCCCAGCAGCTGCGTCACCATCCCCCGCTCCCTGGACGGCCGTCTGCAGGTGTCCCACAGGAAAGGGCTACCTCACGTCATCTACTGCCGCGTGTGGCGCTGGCCCGACCTGCAGTCCCACCACGAGCTCAAGGCGCTGGAGTGCTGCGAGTATCCCTTCGGCTCCAAGCAGAAGGACGTCTGCATCAACCCGTACCACTACAAACGGGTGGACAGCCCAG TGCTGCCCCCTGTGTTGGTACCGCGCAACAGTGAGTTCAACGCCAAGCACACGATGCTGCCTCGCTTCCGCAACCCGCTGCAGCAGAACGAGCCGCACATGCCCCAGAACGCCACCTTCCCCGAGTCCTTCGCTCAGGCCAACCCTGTGCCCTTCCCCCACTCGCCCGGAAACAGCAGCAACGCCACTTTCCCGCATTCGCCGTCCAGCTCCGACCCCGGCAGCCCCTTCCAGATGCCGG AGACCCCCCCTCCTGCCTACATGCCACCGGAGGAGCAGATGACTCAAGACTGCCCCCTGCCGATGGACACCAACCTCATGGCGCCACCTTTGCCGATTGAGGCTAACAACCGGGGAG TGGATGTGCAGCCCGTGGCCTACGAGGAGCCCAAGCACTGGTGCTCCATCGTTTACTACGAGCTCAACAACCGCGTCGGCGAGGCCTTCCAGGCCTCGTCCACCAGCGTGCTGGTCGACGGCTTCACCGATCCCTCCAACAACCGCAACCGCTTTTGCCTGGGTCTGCTCTCCAACGTCAACCGCAACTCCACCATCGAGAGCGCCCGGCGGCACATCGTCAAAG GCGTCCACTTGTATTACGTCGGCGGCGAGGTCTACGCTGAGTGCCTGAGCGACAGCAGCATCTTCGTCCAGAGCCGCAACTGCAACTTCCACCACGGCTTCCATCCCACCACCGTCTGCAAGATCCCCAGCGGCTGCAGCCTGAAGATCTTCAACAACCAGGAGTTCGCCGAGCTGCTGGCCCAGTCGGTCAACCACGGCTTCGAGGCTGTCTACGAGCTCACCAAGATGTGCACCATCCGCATGAGCTTCGTCAAG GGCTGGGGTGCCGAGTACCACCGCCAGGATGTGACCAGCACCCCCTGCTGGATCGAGATCCACCTCCACGGTCCCCTGCAGTGGTTGGACAAGGTGCTAACGCAGATGGGCTCCCCCCACAACCCCATATCATCCGTGTCCTAG